From the genome of Silurus meridionalis isolate SWU-2019-XX chromosome 12, ASM1480568v1, whole genome shotgun sequence, one region includes:
- the LOC124394802 gene encoding transcription regulator protein BACH1-like gives MSVDGSRTSVFTFQSAVHSMHVLRCLDEQRQKDILCDVTVEVESRSFRAHCSVLACCSAYFYTRLLNHMGWNSVITLPEEVTVEGFVPLLQFAYTAKLHFTKENILEIRRCAELLGFHNLDKACFEFLIPKFSDATETTQEAKRKSKNSNKSKNRHEKLPAANDNCERTAEQCSNIEGDGAALVSGAKLVQNTLSSDTECPNESPSVTTDQNVLDLPAVPFQPATEQTELCLQNCGPQLALSSSVPTAEVCPFLSMPCSSERDGVHPVTAGCDGGILNRLAMDDVQGECPNMPNVAEGQIEQSVRDFEPTSDCGQLCPLSSRETSEVLDSIASVSNLESIENMNAETFDPPEQIFPHPANSDSSTERSTVEREVAEHLAKGFWPDMSSSLTGTPEQMEQAAAGNGTDFHWLKHLDLGAAPDDCPFLRDLNSTEDLPSVANSLSRETSRESPFVSPINSGDNSECEHEADSAGSSEQACEVDLPFPVEQISSMSRRAFLQILKEQRLTPEQLEFVQDIRRRSKNRMAAQRSRKRKLDCIYKLEGDIKKLRLQKEKLLQEHNQLKQSIEETQQSLSGLCESVCAKSSMQSEQLNVLARYLSPDSPSSVLLTPTASPNLPCLESWSSEPTQPDCTQANGTANNNINDNDNNNNLATSSDAQ, from the exons ATGTCTGTGGATGGCTCCCGGACGTCAGTGTTTACCTTCCAGTCAGCTGTACACAGTATGCATGTCCTCCGCTGCCTGGATGAGCAGAGACAGAAGGACATCTTGTGCGATGTGACAGTGGAAGTGGAGAGCAGGAGCTTCCGAGCCCACTGCTCAGTACTGGCTTGCTGCAGTGCCTATTTTTACACCAGACTCCTAAACCACATGGGATGGAACTCGGTCATCACTCTGCCTGAGGAA GTCACAGTAGAGGGCTTTGTGCCTTTGCTGCAGTTTGCTTACACTGCAAAACTGCACTTCACCAAAGAAAACATTCTGGAAATTCGCAGATGTGCTGAGCTTTTGGGATTTCACAATCTTGACAAAGCGTGCTTTGAGTTCCTCATTCCCAAGTTCTCTGATGCAACTGAAACTACTCAGGAAGCCAAGAGGAAGAGCAAAAAcagcaacaagagcaaaaaCCGGCATGAAAAATTGCCAGCTGCAAATGATAATTGTGAAAGAACTGCAGAACAATGCAGTAATATCGAAGGAGATGGAGCAGCTCTGGTTTCTGGAGCAAAGCTGGTACAGAATACATTATCTAGCGATACAGAGTGTCCCAATGAAAGTCCTTCTGTCACCACTGATCAGAATGTTTTAGATTTACCTGCAGTCCCATTCCAGCCTGCTACTGAGCAAACAGAACTGTGTTTACAGAACTGCGGGCCACAGCTGGCGCTGTCTTCATCCGTACCTACTGCTGAAGTGTGTCCCTTTCTTTCAATGCCATGTAGCAGTGAGCGTGACGGTGTGCATCCTGTCACAGCTGGCTGTGATGGTGGCATTTTAAATAGACTGGCAATGGATGATGTTCAAGGTGAGTGTCCTAACATGCCAAACGTTGCTGAGGGCCAAATTGAGCAGTCAGTAAGAGATTTCGAGCCAACGTCGGACTGCGGCCAGTTATGTCCCCTGTCCTCCAGGGAAACAAGTGAAGTCTTGGACAGCATTGCATCAGTAAGCAACTTGGAGAGCATTGAGAACATGAACGCTGAAACTTTTGACCCCCCTGAGCAAATATTCCCTCACCCAGCAAACAGTGATAGCTCCACAGAGAGAAGCACAGTGGAAAGGGAGGTGGCTGAGCATCTGGCTAAAGGGTTCTGGCCAGATATGAGTTCCTCTTTGACAGGAACTCCGGAGCAAATGGAGCAGGCAGCTGCTGGAAATGGCACTGATTTCCACTGGCTTAAACACCTGGATTTAGGTGCTGCACCTGATGACTGCCCTTTTCTGAGAGACTTAAATTCCACCGAAGATCTGCCCTCAGTGGCTAACAGTCTTTCCAGAGAAACAAGCAGAGAAAGTCCATTTGTGTCTCCTATAAACTCTGGTGACAATTCTGAATGTGAGCATGAGGCCGATTCTGCAGGTAGCAGTGAGCAAGCATGTGAG GTGGACTTGCCGTTCCCCGTTGAGCAGATCTCAAGCATGAGCAGGCGAGCTTTTCTGCAGATTCTGAAGGAGCAGCGGCTCACGCCAGAACAGCTGGAATTTGTGCAAGACATTCGGCGTCGAAGCAAAAACCGCATGGCTGCGCAGCGTAGCCGGAAGAGAAAGCTTGACTGTATCTACAAACTTGAGGGAGACATCAAGAAACTG aGATTGCAAAAGGAGAAGTTGCTTCAAGAACATAACCAGCTGAAGCAGAGTATAGAGGAAACGCAGCAGTCTCTTTCAGgtctgtgtgaaagtgtgtgtgctaAATCCTCCATGCAGTCAGAGCAGCTGAATGTCTTAGCCAGGTATCTGTCCCCAGACTCACCCAGCTCAGTGCTTCTCACGCCCACTGCCTCCCCAAACCTGCCCTGCCTCGAGTCCTGGAGCAGTGAGCCAACTCAACCTGACTGCACTCAAGCAAATGGCAcagctaataataatattaatgataatgataataataataatttggccACCTCTTCCGATGCTCAATGA